The proteins below come from a single Candidozyma auris chromosome 3, complete sequence genomic window:
- a CDS encoding protein kinase — MKVAVETTHARPVSMIETPQGYSSAPQTRKRVHKEVRFGDYVLGATLGEGEFGKVKLGWRKDGSHPSQVAVKLIRRDTLMKDTEYETKFKREVNALYQLSHPNIVSLVEVKTSGRYYGLVLEYASGGELFDYILKHRCLKESTAKKLFAQLVSGVDYMHSKGFVHRDLKLENLLLDNQKNIIITDFGFVNSFSRECETLKTSCGSPCYAAPELVLSSQRYNGRKVDIWSLGVILYAMLAGYLPFDDDAENEDGSDIHRLYAYISKTPLTFPPNVTPLARDLLRKIVVPDPSKRISMNEIRNHPWLATYASLLSIRQPEWDRLYAEKKAVQKPISTQTKNKRHSMYAEVTSSSALIGGSAKGQGRSYTSNSNLIYSPSTTSSSLATIVAKTNPNDSSVYSTNGSAGSRRNRAGSLSTMEQHSPVKPTFQRGHTKSASASTTYPTASRALRAAVSDNDSKRSSLVFDAEQSIASQNIPEFPSPTRGVTYSGPIPTIAENPAANQNSDAKKSTETPGAKVVPRLPHSEKPRPTSFHPGSMTSFLMAGSNGSGNLIDYMKMGMPNYMSSSPPKSTMSDSVESIQGSPGSTPSIKPRNSRRDSVVTPINVNGVLSKDLNSHENKRNSVLSYLEDKMDQLDLSESPTKSMASDSAPKFPRSSISKLDTDLPSTFTTPQLDHSPTFANPTESPVFVDTESQDGFDMKARSSSTQTDTTRVEEELRQIKESVCDDSETLKEQKDARKKDMAGLENTKNSEPKNVKDAKKRNRFSLVSLYTTFIDSQTPPVNTTEPRVDTGRKVLDPINDNSAKRHDNVIKEKRIGSGTSEKSSQTKRSSMIQTNGSSVKGKEATAARKVINFFKRKSIRVD, encoded by the coding sequence AGACGAAATTTAAAAGGGAAGTGAATGCCTTGTACCAGCTTAGCCACCCAAACATCGTGTCTCTCGTCGAGGTGAAGACCAGCGGTAGGTACTATGGCCTTGTGCTTGAATACGCCTCTGGAGGCGAATTGTTCGACtacatcttgaagcacaGGTGTCTCAAGGAGAGCACGGCGAAAAAACTTTTCGCTCAGCTAGTCAGTGGAGTCGACTATATGCATTCAAAAGGATTCGTTCATCGGGATCTTAAATTGGAAAACTTGTTGCTAGACAACCAgaaaaacatcatcatcaccgaCTTCGGCTTCGTCAACAGCTTCAGCAGAGAGTGCGAAACGTTGAAGACATCTTGCGGATCCCCCTGTTATGCGGCTCCAGAATTGGTATTGAGCAGTCAACGATACAACGGTCGGAAAGTCGACATTTGGTCCCTCGGCGTTATCTTGTACGCCATGCTTGCTGGGTACTTACCCTTTGACGACGATGCAGAAAATGAAGACGGTTCGGACATTCACCGCTTGTACGCTTACATTTCCAAAACTCCCCTCACATTTCCCCCTAATGTTACTCCTTTGGCGAGAGACTTGCTTAGAAAGATCGTTGTACCTGATCCTTCAAAACGAATTTCTATGAACGAGATTCGCAACCATCCTTGGCTAGCCACCTATGCTAGCTTGCTTTCCATCCGCCAACCAGAGTGGGACAGATTGTATGCCGAAAAGAAGGCCGTTCAGAAGCCAATCTCCACTCAGACTAAGAACAAACGCCACTCAATGTACGCGGAAGTGACAAGCTCGTCCGCCTTGATTGGAGGTTCTGCGAAGGGTCAAGGAAGATCGTACACATCCAATTCCAACTTGATCTattcaccttcaacaacgtcatcatcattaGCAACCATTGTGGCCAAGACTAATCCTAACGATAGCTCGGTCTACTCAACCAATGGATCAGCTGGATCAAGACGAAACCGTGCTGGTAGCCTCAGCACAATGGAACAGCATTCACCCGTTAAGCCCACTTTCCAGAGAGGTCACACCAAGTCTGCATCTGCATCTACAACCTACCCTACTGCTAGTCGTGCTCTCAGGGCTGCAGTAAGTGACAATGATTCAAAGAGATCTTCGTTGGTCTTTGACGCTGAACAGAGTATAGCAAGTCAAAATATTCCTGAATTTCCTTCGCCTACCAGAGGTGTCACATACAGTGGACCTATTCCAACCATTGCAGAAAACCCTGCTGCCAACCAAAATTCGGACGCCAAAAAATCTACTGAAACCCCAGGAGCAAAAGTGGTTCCAAGATTACCACATTCTGAGAAACCTCGACCCACTTCTTTCCATCCGGGTCTGATgacttccttcttgatggcggGCAGCAATGGATCTGGTAACCTCATCGACTACATGAAGATGGGGATGCCAAATTACATGTCGAGctcaccaccaaagagCACGATGTCAGACTCTGTCGAGCTGATACAGGGTAGCCCTGGGCTGACTCCTTCCATAAAGCCACGCAACTCGAGACGTGACTCTGTTGTCACACCAATCAATGTCAATGGTGTTTTGAGCAAAGATTTAAACTCCCACGAGAACAAGCGCAATTCTGTTCTCAGCTACCTTGAAGACAAAATGGATCAGCTAGACCTTAGTGAGCTGCCTACTAAATCAATGGCGTCAGATAGTGCACCGAAATTTCCCAGATCGCTGATTTCGAAGCTTGATACTGATCTCCCAAGCACGTTTACTACTCCTCAGCTTGATCACCTGCCAACCTTTGCCAATCCTACCGAGTCCCCTGTTTTTGTCGACACTGAATCTCAGGACGGCTTTGACATGAAAGCTCGCAGCAGCTCCACCCAAACAGATACCACACGGGTCGAAGAAGAGTTACGCCAAATCAAGGAAAGCGTGTGTGATGACAGTGAAACGCTCAAAGAGCAGAAAGATGCCCGTAAGAAAGACATGGCTGGCTTGGAGAACACAAAAAATTCTGAGCCAAAGAATGTTAAAGAtgccaaaaagagaaaccGATTCAGTCTCGTCTCCTTGTACACGACATTTATTGATTCTCAAACACCGCCGGTAAATACTACTGAGCCCCGTGTCGACACTGGCCGCAAGGTACTCGATCCTATCAATGACAACAGCGCCAAACGCCATGATAATGTCATAAAAGAGAAGCGCATTGGGTCAGGTACCTCCGAGAAGTCATCTCAAACGAAAAGATCTTCCATGATTCAAACAAATGGCTCATCTGTTAAAGGCAAGGAAGCCACCGCAGCAAGAAAAGTGATtaattttttcaaaaggaaAAGTATTCGTGTCGATTGA
- a CDS encoding rRNA-binding ribosome biosynthesis protein UTP23, with protein sequence MRQKRAKSYKKQMNVYLHTFKFREPFQIIVDDELVLTCNKASFNLTKGLERTIQGEAKPMITQCCMQSLYSTKDESAIALAKSFERRRCNHFGNPKPSKECIESIVNIDGENKHRYVVATQDVELRRKLRGVPGVPLVFMNRSVMVMEPASNATMRAAALSENAKLTGGLNDTKIGYVKKDEEGKDESEQPQKKKRKGPKEPNPLSVKKKKTGPNDNKGPEKPKKKRARRHKKSSEKNADENGNDDKDIKDDSQ encoded by the coding sequence ATGAGACAAAAGAGGGCTAAAAGTTACAAAAAGCAGATGAACGTATATCTACATACGTTCAAGTTCAGGGAACCATTCCAGATCATTGTGGACGATGAGCTCGTTCTCACATGCAACAAGGCATCTTTCAATCTAACTAAAGGACTTGAAAGGACTATCCAAGGAGAAGCGAAACCTATGATTACACAATGCTGTATGCAATCGTTGTATTCAACGAAAGATGAATCGGCCATTGCATTGGCAAAATCGTTTGAAAGGCGTCGGTGTAATCATTTTGGCAACCCAAAGCCTTCCAAGGAATGCATTGAATCGATTGTGAACATTGATGGCGAGAACAAGCACAGATATGTTGTAGCGACACAAGATGTTGAATTGAGAAGGAAACTTCGAGGGGTTCCAGGCGTACCTCTCGTTTTCATGAACAGGTCAGTCATGGTGATGGAACCTGCGTCAAATGCTACGATGCGAGCTGCAGCTCTTAGTGAAAATGCAAAGCTAACTGGCGGCCTCAATGACACAAAAATCGGATACGTaaagaaagatgaagagggGAAGGATGAGTCTGAACAGccacagaaaaagaaaagaaagggaCCCAAAGAGCCCAACCCACTAAGTgtaaaaaagaagaaaaccGGACCCAATGACAATAAGGGGCCAGagaaaccaaagaaaaagagagccAGGCGCCATAAGAAAAGCAGTGAAAAAAATGCTGATGAAAACGGCAACGACGACAAAGACATTAAAGATGACTCTCAATGA
- the RPA12 gene encoding DNA-directed RNA polymerase I core subunit RPA12 — protein MSVVGSLIFCVDCGNLLDSVSAAPTLDCKVCKRSYPTKKFANLKVVTKSSEDAFPSSLRMKRSVVKTSLNNDELDEGATIKEKCVKCGHEEMQYHTLQLRSADEGATVFYTCTNCGYRFRTNN, from the coding sequence ATGTCGGTTGTGGGTTCCCTTATATTCTGTGTTGACTGTGGAAATTTGCTAGACTCTGTGAGCGCAGCACCCACGCTAGACTGCAAAGTGTGCAAAAGATCCTACCCAACAAAGAAGTTTGCAAATTTGAAAGTCGTCACAAAGTCTTCGGAAGATGCTTTCCCATCTTCGCTTAGAATGAAGAGATCTGTTGTCAAGACATCGTTGAATAATGACGAGTTAGATGAAGGTGCAACGATCAAAGAGAAGTGTGTGAAGTGTGGCCACGAAGAAATGCAATACCACACGTTACAGTTGCGTTCTGCCGATGAAGGTGCCACTGTTTTCTACACTTGTACCAACTGTGGGTACCGTTTCAGAACCAACAATTAA
- a CDS encoding deoxyhypusine monooxygenase: MADIDVDKASLEQLRDVLCNKSGDVALANRFRALFNLKNIGADSEDKATVHKAIDYIAECFNDDSELLKHEVAYVLGQIRDIYANKHLKAVLADPNQQVMVRHEAAEAMGAIGHEEVLDMLEQYYKNDPAVEIRETCELAIDRIKWENSEKAKAEKLEKSAFTSIDPAPPLATDQEAKVEKLQKLLNDQSKSLFERYRAMFRLRDLGTDEAALALATGFDDPSALFRHEIAYVFGQLCNPVTVPSLIKVLKNSNEAGMVRHEAAEALGSIATDECLPVLKSFLNDQEKVVRDSAIVALDMYEYENSNELEYTTVKT; this comes from the coding sequence ATGGCGGACATCGATGTTGATAaggcttctttggagcAGTTAAGAGACGTTTTGTGTAACAAGTCTGGTGACGTTGCCCTTGCCAACAGATTCAGGGcgctcttcaacttgaagaatatTGGTGCAGACTCTGAAGATAAGGCCACCGTTCACAAGGCTATTGACTACATCGCCGAGTGTTTCAACGATGACAGTGAGTTATTGAAGCACGAGGTCGCCTATGTGTTGGGCCAGATTAGAGACATTTACGCCAACAAGCATTTGAAGGCAGTGTTGGCGGACCCTAACCAACAGGTGATGGTGAGACAcgaggctgctgaggccATGGGTGCTATTGGTCACGAGGAGGTGTTAGATATGTTGGAGCAGTATTACAAGAACGACCCCGCTGTCGAGATCAGGGAGACGTGCGAGCTTGCTATCGACAGAATTAAGTGGGAGAACTCTGAGAAAGCCaaggcagagaagttggagaaatCCGCCTTCACCTCGATCGATCCTGCTCCTCCTTTGGCCACTGACCAAGAGGCCaaggttgaaaaattgcagaagctcttgaacgACCAAAGCAAATCTTTGTTTGAGAGATATAGAGCCATGTTTAGATTGAGAGACTTGGGCACGGATGAGGCTGCGCTTGCATTGGCTACTGGCTTTGATGACCCTTCTGCTTTGTTCAGACACGAGATTGCTTATGTATTTGGTCAATTGTGTAACCCAGTTACCGTCCCTTCGTTgatcaaggtgttgaagaactccAATGAAGCTGGTATGGTGAGACACGAAGCTGCCGAGGCCTTGGGCTCCATCGCCACTGACGAGTGCTTGCCTGTGCTCAAGTCCTTTTTGAACGACCAGGAGAAGGTTGTCAGGGATAGTGCCATTGTTGCGCTAGACATGTACGAGTACGAAAACTCCAACGAGTTGGAGTACACCACCGTGAAGACTTAA
- the CCT5 gene encoding chaperonin-containing T-complex subunit CCT5, with amino-acid sequence MAQQGIPDLTNAIVAQDEMGRPFIIVRDQGKKQRKHGVEATKSHILAARSVASIVKTSLGPRGLDKILVSQDGDITITNDGATILSQMDLDNEIAKLLVELAKSQDDEIGDGTTGVVVLASALLDQALELIEKGIHPIKIANGFDEACTIACQHLDKVADTINVSAEKHDSNLLKAAKTSLGSKIVSKAHDHFAQMAVEAVLSVADMERRDVDFELIKMESKVGGGIEDSTLIKGVLLDKEFSHPQMVKEVKDCKIAILTCPFEPPKPKTKHKLDISTVDEFKVLQEYEQKKFVEMIERVKESGANVVACQWGFDDEANHLLLANKLNAIRWIGGSELELLAIATNGRIVPRFEHLSAEKLGHAGTIRELEFGTTRDRMLVVEDCSNTKAVTCFIRGSNEMITAEGVRALHDSICVVRNLIRDSRVIYGGGAAELTCSIAVNEAADQQQGIDQYAFRAFSTALDQIPLTLAENSGLDPIETLSNLKSKQVLEKSSHLGVDCLGKGTNDMKELFVIDPLIGKKQQLLLATQLTRMILKINDVIISGKDEY; translated from the coding sequence atggCACAACAGGGAATTCCAGATCTCACCAATGCCATCGTGGCACAGGATGAAATGGGAAGACCTTTCATCATCGTGAGAGATCAGGGCAAAAAACAGAGAAAACACGGCGTCGAGGCCACCAAATCGCACATCTTGGCGGCAAGATCAGTTGCATCGATCGTGAAAACGTCCTTGGGCCCTCGAGGCTTGGATAAGATTTTGGTGAGTCAGGATGGTGATATTACAATCACGAATGACGGAGCCACCATTTTATCCCAAATGGATTTGGATAACGAGATTGCGAAACTTTTGGtcgagttggccaagtctcAGGACGACGAGATTGGTGACGGTACCACGGGTGTGGTTGTGTTGGCCAGTGCTCTATTGGACCAAGCCTTGGAACTTATTGAAAAAGGCATTCACCCAATCAAGATCGCCAATGGCTTTGACGAAGCATGTACGATCGCTTGCCAGCATCTAGATAAGGTTGCAGACACCATCAACGTTAGTGCTGAAAAGCACGACtcaaacttgttgaaggcaGCTAAGACATCATTGGGCTCAAAGATTGTCTCAAAAGCTCACGATCATTTTGCCCAGATGGCCGTGGAAGCGGTTCTTTCGGTTGCAGACatggagagaagagatgttgactttgagttgatcaagatggAGAGCAAAGTCGGTGGTGGTATTGAAGACTCCACTCTTATTAAGGGTGTTCTATTAGACAAAGAATTTTCTCATCCACAAATGGTAAAGGAAGTCAAAGACTGCAAAATTGCCATTTTGACTTGTCCATTCGAGCCTCCAAAACCAAAGACCAAGCACAAGTTGGATATTTCTACCGTCGACGAGTTCAAGGTTTTGCAAGAGTATGAGCAGAAAAAGTTCGTCGAGATGATTGAAAGAGTGAAAGAGTCTGGTGCCAACGTCGTGGCTTGTCAGTGGGGATTCGATGATGAGGCCAATCACTTGCTCTTGGCCAACAAACTTAATGCTATCAGATGGATCGGTGGCTCTGAATTGGAGTTGCTCGCCATAGCAACCAATGGACGTATAGTGCCTAGATTTGAGCACTTGTCGGCTGAGAAGTTGGGCCATGCTGGAACCATCAGAGAACTCGAGTTCGGTACCACGAGAGATCGTATGTTGGTGGTTGAGGACTGCTCCAACACCAAGGCTGTCACATGTTTCATCAGAGGTTCCAACGAGATGATCACCGCTGAGGGTGTCAGAGCTTTGCATGACTCTATCTGTGTCGTGAGAAATTTGATTAGAGACAGCAGAGTAATTTATGGAGGTGGTGCTGCCGAGTTGACCTGTTCTATTGCTGTGAACGAAGCAGCTGACCAGCAACAGGGTATCGACCAGTACGCTTTCAGGGCATTCTCCACCGCTTTGGACCAAATCCCATTGACACTTGCAGAAAATTCAGGACTTGATCCTATTGAGACTTTGTCGAACCTCAAATCCAAGCAGGTCCTTGAAAAATCCTCTCATTTAGGTGTGGACTGTTTGGGAAAGGGCACCAACGACATGAAAGAACTTTTTGTGATAGATCCATTGATTGGCAAGAAACAGCAATTGTTGTTGGCTACACAGTTGACGAGaatgatcttgaagatcaacGATGTGATCATCAGCGGCAAGGATGAGTATTGA
- the ARP3 gene encoding actin-related protein 3: MGTPAVVMDNGTGLTKLGFAGNDSPSFVFPTAIATATSAGKSGKSAGSSALSSKRGLEDLDFFIGDEALSAATGPKYSLSYPIRHGQIENWDHMERFWENSIFKYLRCEPEDHYFLLTEPPLNPPENRESTAEIMFESFNCAGLYIAVQAVLALAASWTSSKVQDRSLTGTVIDSGDGVTHVIPVAEGYVIGGAIKNIPLAGRDITLFIQSLLRDRGEADTSLQTAEKIKQQFCYVCPDMVKEFKKFDQYPQEKFAQYIVETVQRKSVVDVGYERFLAPEIFFNPEICSSDFLTPLPTVVDQVVQSSPIDVRKKLYKNIVLSGGSTMFKDFGRRLQRDIKALVNERIELSEKLSGVKSTGVDVQVISHKRQRNAVWFGGSLLAQTAEFKSYCYTKQDYDEYGPGIVRNFSLFSVP, translated from the coding sequence ATGGGAACTCCCGCTGTTGTCATGGACAACGGTACCGGCTTAACCAAGTTGGGCTTTGCCGGAAACGACTCTCCCTCATTCGTCTTCCCTACGGCAATCGCAACAGCGACATCTGCTGGGAAGTCAGGAAAAAGCGCTGGCAGCAGTGCGTTGAGCAGCAAAAGAGGATTGGAAGACttggacttcttcattggtgATGAGGCTCTAAGCGCCGCCACCGGCCCAAAGTACTCCTTGTCTTATCCAATCAGACATGGTCAGATTGAAAACTGGGACCACATGGAAAGATTTTGGGAGAactccatcttcaaataCCTTCGGTGTGAACCCGAAGATCACTATTTCTTATTGACTGAGCCACCCTTGAATCCGCCTGAGAACAGAGAGAGCACAGCAGAAATTATGTTCGAATCGTTCAACTGTGCGGGTTTGTACATCGCTGTTCAGGCAGTGTTGGCATTGGCAGCCTCATGGACGTCTTCGAAGGTCCAGGATAGATCGTTAACCGGTACAGTGATTGATTCAGGTGACGGTGTCACCCATGTTATTCCAGTGGCAGAAGGCTACGTCATCGGAGGTGCAATCAAGAACATCCCCTTAGCCGGTAGAGACATCACGCTTTTCATCCAGTCCTTGTTGAGAGATAGAGGTGAGGCTGACACCTCGTTGCAGACggcagagaagatcaagcagCAGTTTTGTTACGTGTGCCCAGACATGGTAAAagagttcaaaaagttCGACCAATATCCACAGGAGAAGTTTGCACAGTACATTGTAGAGACTGTGCAGCGCAAAAGTGTTGTGGATGTTGGTTACGAGAGGTTTTTGGCTCCGgagattttcttcaatccAGAGATCTGTTCCTCCGACTTCTTGACCCCATTGCCCACCGTGGTGGACCAGGTCGTGCAGCTGTCTCCAATTGACGTGCGTAAAAAGCTCTACAAAAACATTGTTTTGAGTGGAGGCTCTACCATGTTCAAGGACTTCGGCAGAAGATTGCAAAGAGATATCAAAGCTTTGGTGAACGAGAGAATCGAGTTGAGTGAGAAGTTGAGTGGCGTTAAAAGCACCGGTGTGGATGTCCAGGTGATATCGCATAAGAGACAGCGTAACGCTGTGTGGTTTGGTGGATCCTTGTTGGCACAGACGGCTGAGTTTAAGAGCTACTGCTACACCAAGCAGGATTACGACGAGTACGGACCGGGAATTGTGAGAaatttctccttgttctctGTCCCATAA